A single window of Toxotes jaculatrix isolate fToxJac2 chromosome 4, fToxJac2.pri, whole genome shotgun sequence DNA harbors:
- the LOC121181042 gene encoding gastrin/cholecystokinin-like peptide, protein MSGKVVVVFALLVALLVCGAASSPESPAAGEVTESHTLRQLLAKKEKGRGSTHRQELAPQTHTARMERRAHLSEDEREIMTKQIMQAISEMMNSECMSDRDYQGWVDFGRRDAE, encoded by the exons ATGTCAGGGAAAGTTGTTGTGGTGTTCGCACTGCTGGTTGCACTGCTCGTGTGTGGCGCTGCTTCCTCACCTGAATCCCCTGCAGCTGGAGAGGTTACAGAGTCTCACACACTACGGCAGCTCCTGGccaagaaggagaaagggagaggctCGACTCACAGACAGGAGCTGGCGCCTCAGACTCACACTGCACGGATGGAGAGACGGGCACACCTTTCAGAGGACGAACGAGAGATTATGACCAAACAAATAATGCAAGCAATTTCAG AGATGATGAACTCTGAGTGCATGTCAGATCGGGACTACCAGGGCTGGGTGGACTTCGGACGCCGGGACGCAGAATGA
- the hap1 gene encoding trafficking kinesin-binding protein 1 isoform X1: MDGDTEGTFSPVTMEVWSSSASEEEEEAEKSTSSLVDELVEEEEKCHNSNSNNNNNNNNDSLCKEVTQVLCSDRVGQVTKTYHDIKAVTHLLEEKERDLELAARIGQSLLKQNQELTARNEMLDEQLEIAKEEIAQLRHELSMRDDLLQFYASTEEIENSESLSPIKRNESCSSLSNFVHYDFLQQKLKGLEEENRKLRLEANELTSETTSYEEQEQELMMVCVEELSSVNKQVVDLSEELARKAEDSVRQQEEISSLLAQIVDLQARCKGLTHENEELNQHLSAFRESHIKLKSELKDLQDKYSECEDMLCEAREDIKNLRNKSLPNSTVQRYTALASVLPMDSLAAEIEGTFRKGLDTPAPSEYKNHPWRVFETVKVVNKAVRLRSRCHSPGLPGSSPVSTRSSCTSTPRTSYYGSDNASLTLEDKPSSNHSQKEDNSVSGPKRLGQPGTPGGQDLEAALRSLSARQQSHSSERPFFDVERERKLRALAANCEEGESSSGFLTPNDSLASSPAASTGTNYSNGSSRHSCGSSGGSRSYLPDRLQIVKPLEGSVTLHQWQQLAKPNLGGILHPRPGVLTKDFKELEVDIQHVYSLNDLEEDEPDLSQVSGVHGMVSPSGPNLPQTSPTHTITTCQVLQPSLLIPSFSTSLRSFGLPSCRNCEHVSTSSPPHQQHFGPGGRTTTTSTTANITTSSLGLLQLLQEHGISASPYPHHNLHYSHTTKPSLSTAKDKGGGSSLDKEGRRNIFSLNLVGKLQSLGLHRVAAWGMKGSSDKEREKQ; encoded by the exons TGCTGTGCTCAGACAGAGTGGGCCAGGTCACCAAGACGTATCATGACATTAAGGCAGTCACCCACCTGCTGGAGGAG AAAGAGCGGGATCTGGAGTTAGCAGCACGGATCGGTCAGTCCCTCCTGAAGCAAAACCAGGAACTAACAGCACGCAATGAAATGCTGGATGAACAGCTTGAAATTGCAAAAGAGGAG ATCGCTCAACTTCGTCACGAGCTCTCGATGCGAGACGACCTCCTTCAGTTCTACGCGAGCACTGAAGAGATTGAAAACTCGGAATCGCTGTCACC gataaaaagaaatgaatcatgCAGTTCTCTCAGCAACTTCGTCCACTATGACTTCCTGCAGCAGAAACTGAAGGGTTTAGAGGAGGAGAACCGCAAACTGAGATTAGAG GCTAATGAGCTCACATCAGAGACGACCAGCTACGAGGAGCAAGAACAAGAGctgatgatggtgtgtgtggaaGAGCTCT CATCTGTCAATAAGCAGGTGGTCGACCTATCAGAGGAGCTAGCACGGAAAGCAGAGGACTCCGTCCGACAGCAGGAGGAGATCAGCTCACTGCTCGCTCAGATCGTGGACCTGCAAGCCCGCTGCAAAGGG CTCACCCATGAGAATGAGGAGCTCAACCAACACCTGAGTGCCTTCCGTGAGAGCCATATAAAACTTAAATCAGAG CTCAAGGACCTGCAGGACAAGTACTCAGAATGTGAGGACATGCTCTGCGAGGCCCGGGAGGACATTAAAAACCTTCGGAACAAGAGCCTGCCCAACAGCACAGTGCAGCGGTACACTGCGCTGGCCTCCGTCCTTCCCATGGACTCTCTGGCAGCCGAGATAGAAGGAACCTTCCGCAAAGGCCTGGACACCCCCGCTCCATCAGAATACAA GAACCACCCGTGGCGTGTGTTTGAAACAGTGAAGGTGGTGAACAAAGCCGTGAGGCTGCGGTCTCGGTGCCACTCCCCGGGGCTCCCGGGCTCCAGCCCAGTGTCCACTCGCTCCAGTTGTACCAGTACCCCCCGGACTAGCTACTATGGCTCTGATAATGCCAGCCTTACCCTGGAGGACAAGCCCAGCTCCAATCATTCTCAGAAAGAAGACAACAG TGTTAGCGGGCCTAAGCGCCTGGGTCAGCCAGGCACACCAGGAGGCCAGGATCTCGAAGCTGCTTTGCGCAGCCTGTCAGCCCGCCAACAGAGCCACTCGTCTGAGCGGCCTTTCTTTGACGTGGAGCGCGAGCGTAAACTCCGTGCCTTGGCAGCAAACTGTGAGGAGGGCGAGAGCTCCAGTGGCTTCCTGACACCAAACGACAGCCTGGCCTCGAGTCCGGCAGCATCGACGGGCACCAACTACTCCAACGGCAGCTCACGGCACTCCTGTGGCTCCTCAGGAGGATCCAGGTCCTACCTGCCCGACCGCCTGCAGATCGTCAAACCTCTGGAAG GCTCAGTGACTCTGCATCAGTGGCAGCAGCTGGCCAAACCAAACCTGGGGGGCATCCTGCATCCACGCCCAGGCGTCCTGACTAAAGACTTCAAGGAACTCGAGGTCGACATACAGCACGTCTACAGCCTGAACGACCTGGAGGAGGATGAACCTGACCTATCGCAAGTCTCTGGAGTGCATGGCATGG TCTCTCCATCTGGTCCCAACCTCCCTCAGACCTCTCCCACACATACCATTACCACCTGCCAAGTCCTCCAACCCTCCCTTCTCATCCCCTCCTTCTCTACTAG CCTTCGCTCTTTCGGCCTGCCATCTTGTCGGAACTGTGAGCACGTGAGCACTTCATCTCCACCCCACCAGCAGCACTTTGGCCCAGGAGGCCggaccaccaccacctcaacTACCGCAAACATAACCACTTCATCACTGGggctcctgcagctgctgcaagAGCACGgcatctctgcctctccttaTCCCCACCACAACCTGCACTACAGCCATACCACAAAACCATCGCTCTCCACAGCGAAAGACAAAGGTGGAGGCTCATCATTGGAcaaggaaggaagaaggaacATTTTCAGCTTGAACTTGGTGGGTAAGCTTCAGAGTCTCGGGTTGCACCGAGTGGCCGCCTGGGGAATGAAGGGCAGCAgtgacaaggagagagagaagcagtga